The Deinococcus seoulensis genome window below encodes:
- a CDS encoding CTP synthase, whose translation MKYIFVTGGVVSSLGKGVASASLGALLRARGYRVTAVKIDPYINIDAGTMRPYEHGEVFVTASGAETDLDIGNYERFLDLDIPPGSNITTGQVYQEVIRKERAGDYLSQTVQVIPHVTDEIKSRIRAAGERAGAEIVLIEVGGTVGDIESLPFLEAIRQFKFDEGDENVLYLHLTLVPYLGTSNEFKTKPTQHSVAELRSVGISPDIVMVRSKEKLPAEITRKIAAFTSVRENRVFSSFDVSHVYEVPLALEEQGLGKTVEDILALERTHPNLGVWQNAVRTIKQPTREVTIAIAGKYTAMPDAYLSLMESLTHAGIANDARVNIQWVNAEDLADASVTPDDVRERLAAADGILVPGGFGIRGIEGKVRAAQYARESGTPYLGICLGMQIAVIEYARHKAGLEGANSAEFDEYAPHKVIDLMPEQLEVAGMGGTMRLGDWPMDLQAGTKIAELYGVPQGGTVRERHRHRFEVNPAYTRQLQDAGLVISGVTPGVEGRGAGLVETIEIPGHPFFVALQAHPEFKSRPMRPSPPFAAFVKAALDAQQA comes from the coding sequence ATGAAATACATCTTCGTTACAGGCGGCGTCGTCAGCAGCCTCGGTAAAGGCGTGGCCAGCGCGTCCCTCGGGGCGCTGCTGCGCGCGCGCGGCTACCGCGTCACGGCCGTCAAGATCGACCCGTACATCAACATCGACGCCGGCACCATGCGCCCCTACGAGCACGGCGAGGTCTTCGTCACGGCCTCGGGCGCCGAGACGGACCTGGACATCGGTAACTACGAACGCTTCCTGGACCTGGACATTCCGCCGGGCAGCAACATCACGACCGGGCAGGTGTACCAGGAAGTCATCCGCAAGGAACGCGCCGGGGATTACCTGTCGCAGACCGTGCAGGTCATCCCGCACGTCACGGACGAGATCAAGAGCCGCATCCGCGCCGCCGGTGAACGCGCCGGGGCCGAGATCGTCCTGATCGAGGTGGGCGGCACCGTGGGCGACATCGAGAGCCTGCCGTTCCTCGAGGCGATCCGGCAGTTCAAGTTCGACGAGGGCGACGAGAACGTCCTGTACCTGCACCTGACCCTGGTGCCGTACCTGGGTACCAGCAACGAGTTCAAGACCAAACCCACCCAGCACTCGGTCGCGGAACTGCGCTCCGTGGGCATCAGCCCGGACATCGTGATGGTCCGCAGCAAGGAGAAACTCCCGGCCGAGATCACCCGCAAGATCGCCGCGTTCACCAGCGTGCGCGAGAACCGGGTGTTCTCCAGCTTCGACGTGTCGCACGTGTACGAGGTGCCCCTTGCCCTGGAGGAACAGGGCCTGGGCAAGACCGTCGAGGACATCCTGGCCCTGGAACGCACGCACCCGAACCTGGGCGTGTGGCAGAACGCCGTCAGGACCATCAAGCAGCCCACCCGCGAGGTCACGATCGCCATTGCCGGGAAGTACACCGCCATGCCCGACGCGTACCTGAGCCTCATGGAGTCCCTTACGCACGCCGGGATCGCCAACGACGCCCGCGTGAACATCCAGTGGGTGAACGCCGAGGACCTCGCCGACGCCAGCGTCACGCCCGACGACGTGCGGGAACGCCTCGCCGCTGCCGACGGGATTCTGGTGCCCGGCGGGTTCGGCATTCGCGGGATCGAGGGCAAGGTCCGCGCCGCGCAGTACGCCCGCGAGAGCGGCACCCCGTACCTGGGCATCTGCCTGGGCATGCAGATCGCCGTGATCGAGTACGCCCGCCACAAGGCCGGCCTGGAAGGCGCGAACAGCGCCGAGTTCGACGAGTACGCCCCGCACAAGGTCATCGACCTGATGCCCGAACAGCTGGAAGTGGCCGGGATGGGCGGCACCATGCGCCTGGGCGACTGGCCCATGGACCTCCAGGCCGGCACGAAGATCGCCGAACTGTACGGCGTTCCGCAGGGCGGCACCGTCCGCGAACGCCACCGCCACCGCTTCGAGGTGAACCCCGCGTACACCCGCCAGCTTCAGGACGCCGGACTGGTCATCAGCGGCGTGACTCCCGGCGTGGAAGGGCGCGGCGCGGGCCTCGTGGAAACCATCGAGATTCCCGGCCACCCGTTCTTCGTGGCCCTGCAGGCCCACCCGGAATTCAAGAGCCGCCCCATGCGCCCCAGCCCTCCCTTCGCCGCCTTCGTCAAGGCCGCGCTGGACGCCCAGCAGGCGTAA
- a CDS encoding DUF423 domain-containing protein, which yields MPALNALRTGAVLAALGVAFGAFGAHALKAQLTPDALTTFETGVRYQMYAALALLILGTQPTQTRAPWPLLAGAVIFSGSLYLLTLTGVKFLGAVTPIGGVLMIAAFVLAALDARK from the coding sequence ATGCCTGCCCTCAATGCCCTGCGTACCGGCGCCGTCCTGGCGGCCCTGGGCGTCGCGTTCGGCGCGTTCGGCGCCCACGCCCTGAAAGCCCAGCTGACACCCGACGCCCTGACCACCTTCGAGACCGGCGTGCGCTACCAGATGTACGCCGCGCTGGCCCTGCTGATCCTGGGCACCCAGCCCACCCAGACCCGCGCGCCCTGGCCGCTGCTGGCGGGCGCCGTGATCTTCAGCGGCAGCCTGTACCTGCTGACCCTGACCGGCGTGAAATTCCTGGGCGCCGTCACGCCCATCGGCGGCGTCCTGATGATCGCTGCGTTCGTGCTGGCCGCCCTGGACGCCCGCAAGTAA
- the gatA gene encoding Asp-tRNA(Asn)/Glu-tRNA(Gln) amidotransferase subunit GatA, translating into MPAPANPTTSASSAAAQARAVQSRDTTPQDLTAATLTRIEAARDLNAILSVNPHAAEQAAQVQARLNAGETLPLAGVPVIVKDNINVTGTATTSGSRILRGYVSPYDATAAARLVQAGAVIVAKANMDEFAMGSSTENSAYGPTLNPHDPARVPGGSSGGSAVAVAAGLSAVSLGSDTGGSVRQPAAFTGVYGLKPTYGRVSRYGLIAYASSLDQIGPFARTAEDLALIMNVIAGHDPHDATSLNAPPAFAAGTPDDLRGLRVGVITESLAGNTAGVNATLNATLDALRGAGATTAEVSLPELRYAIAAYYLIAMPEASSNLARFDGMVYGQRVQGSDVTEAMTLTREQGFGPEVQRRILIGTYALSSGYYDAYYSKAMKVRRLIADRFTQAFGQFDVLVTPTSPFPAFRRGEKTSDPLAMYAADVDTVAVNLAGLPALSVPAGFETVDGTPLPVGIQFIAPALHDERLVRVAGALEGIGIAQPQVAPGY; encoded by the coding sequence ATGCCCGCGCCCGCCAACCCCACCACCAGCGCCAGTAGCGCCGCCGCACAGGCCCGCGCCGTACAGTCGCGCGACACGACCCCCCAGGACCTGACGGCCGCCACCCTGACCCGCATCGAGGCGGCCCGCGACCTGAACGCCATCCTGAGCGTCAACCCGCACGCCGCCGAGCAGGCCGCGCAGGTGCAGGCCCGCCTGAACGCCGGAGAGACCTTGCCGCTCGCGGGCGTGCCCGTGATCGTCAAGGACAACATCAACGTGACCGGCACCGCCACCACCAGCGGCAGCCGCATCCTGCGCGGGTACGTCAGCCCCTACGACGCCACCGCCGCCGCGCGGCTCGTGCAGGCGGGCGCCGTGATCGTCGCGAAGGCCAACATGGACGAGTTCGCCATGGGCAGCTCCACCGAGAACAGCGCCTACGGCCCGACCCTGAACCCGCACGACCCGGCCCGCGTGCCCGGCGGCAGCAGCGGCGGCAGCGCCGTGGCCGTCGCGGCGGGCCTGAGCGCTGTCAGCCTGGGCAGCGATACCGGCGGCAGCGTCCGCCAGCCCGCCGCGTTCACCGGCGTGTACGGCCTGAAACCCACCTACGGCCGCGTCAGCCGTTACGGCCTGATCGCGTACGCCAGCAGCCTCGACCAGATCGGGCCGTTCGCCCGCACCGCGGAGGACCTCGCGCTGATCATGAACGTCATCGCGGGGCACGACCCGCACGACGCCACCAGCCTGAACGCCCCGCCCGCCTTCGCCGCCGGGACGCCCGACGACCTGCGCGGCCTGCGGGTCGGCGTGATCACCGAGAGCCTCGCCGGGAACACGGCCGGCGTGAACGCCACCCTGAACGCCACCCTGGACGCCCTGCGCGGCGCGGGCGCGACCACCGCCGAGGTCAGCCTGCCGGAACTGCGCTACGCCATCGCCGCGTACTACCTGATCGCCATGCCTGAGGCCAGCAGCAACCTCGCCCGCTTCGACGGCATGGTGTACGGCCAGCGCGTCCAGGGCAGCGACGTGACCGAGGCCATGACCCTGACCCGTGAGCAGGGCTTCGGCCCGGAAGTGCAGCGCCGCATCCTGATCGGCACGTATGCCCTCTCAAGCGGGTACTACGACGCCTACTACAGCAAGGCCATGAAGGTCCGCCGCCTGATCGCCGACCGCTTCACGCAGGCCTTCGGGCAGTTCGACGTGCTCGTCACGCCCACCAGTCCCTTCCCGGCGTTCCGGCGCGGCGAGAAGACCAGCGATCCCCTGGCCATGTACGCCGCCGACGTGGACACGGTTGCCGTCAACCTCGCGGGACTCCCGGCCCTGAGCGTTCCCGCCGGGTTCGAAACGGTGGACGGCACGCCGCTGCCGGTCGGCATCCAGTTCATCGCGCCCGCCCTGCACGACGAACGCCTCGTGCGGGTCGCCGGTGCGCTGGAAGGCATCGGGATCGCGCAGCCGCAGGTGGCCCCCGGCTACTGA
- a CDS encoding CAP domain-containing protein translates to MPTLKLTLTVLIPAATLLLASCGGGPSAPSAGTPGAAIGSSNTTGGQGSAAHDAGSQVMSAEEAQILKEINEARAVPRSCGTEAFAAAAPVTWNGYLAGAARAHATDMAERAYFDHVTPEGRTPAQRAEAAGYTGWQEIGENIAAGYTLGNVTQGWLNSPSHCKTLMDPTLKEVGVGYVYKPGSKYGTYWVQDYGTR, encoded by the coding sequence ATGCCTACCCTGAAACTGACCCTGACCGTTCTGATTCCCGCCGCCACCCTGCTGCTCGCCTCCTGCGGCGGCGGCCCCAGCGCCCCCAGTGCAGGCACCCCCGGCGCCGCCATCGGCAGCAGCAACACCACCGGCGGTCAGGGCAGCGCCGCGCACGACGCCGGCAGTCAGGTCATGAGCGCCGAGGAAGCCCAGATCCTCAAGGAGATCAACGAGGCGCGCGCCGTGCCCCGCAGCTGCGGCACGGAAGCGTTCGCCGCCGCCGCGCCCGTCACCTGGAACGGGTACCTCGCCGGGGCCGCCCGCGCCCACGCCACCGACATGGCCGAACGCGCCTACTTCGACCACGTCACGCCTGAAGGCCGCACGCCCGCCCAGCGCGCCGAGGCCGCCGGGTACACGGGCTGGCAGGAGATCGGCGAGAACATCGCTGCCGGGTACACCCTCGGGAACGTCACGCAGGGCTGGCTGAACAGCCCCAGCCACTGCAAGACCCTGATGGACCCCACCCTGAAAGAAGTGGGCGTGGGCTACGTGTACAAGCCCGGCAGCAAGTACGGCACCTACTGGGTGCAGGATTACGGCACGCGCTGA
- the rsmH gene encoding 16S rRNA (cytosine(1402)-N(4))-methyltransferase RsmH has translation MNPETQHPDNPDLTERPSESTLPTPDPSAPDPSASDPDAAGAFSHVPVLADEVIQALAPAPGRVFVDGTLGGAGHTGLLLAAGATVYGIDQDPFALNRARAANHPGLHVLEGNYRDMVSLLAGAGVTQVDGILLDIGVSSFQLDDGGRGFSYHTEAPLDMRMSQSGETAADVVNGYDEEDIAAIIYEYGEDRLSRRIARGIVYAREKAPIETTVQLAEIVKRAYPGFSKGIHPARRTFQALRIHVNDELGALRDGLTAAETLLAPDGRLAVISFHSLEDRIVKRFLLGSQVLSPLTKRPVIASEAEQAVNPRARSAKLRSAVRVAGGGA, from the coding sequence ATGAACCCAGAGACACAGCATCCCGACAACCCGGACCTCACTGAGCGTCCGTCCGAATCCACCCTTCCCACCCCCGACCCCTCTGCCCCCGACCCCTCTGCCTCCGACCCTGACGCGGCCGGGGCTTTCTCGCATGTGCCGGTGCTGGCCGACGAGGTCATCCAGGCCCTGGCCCCGGCGCCGGGCCGGGTGTTCGTGGACGGCACGCTGGGCGGCGCCGGGCACACCGGCCTGCTGCTGGCGGCCGGCGCGACCGTGTACGGCATCGATCAGGATCCCTTCGCGCTGAACCGCGCGCGGGCCGCGAACCATCCGGGCCTGCACGTCCTGGAAGGCAATTACCGCGACATGGTGTCGCTGCTCGCGGGCGCGGGTGTCACGCAGGTGGACGGCATCCTGCTGGATATCGGCGTGAGTTCCTTTCAGCTGGACGACGGTGGGCGCGGCTTCTCGTACCACACCGAGGCACCGCTGGACATGCGCATGAGCCAGTCGGGCGAGACGGCCGCCGACGTGGTCAACGGGTACGACGAGGAGGACATCGCCGCGATCATCTACGAGTACGGCGAGGACCGCCTGTCGCGCCGCATTGCGCGCGGCATCGTGTACGCCCGCGAGAAAGCGCCCATCGAGACGACCGTGCAACTGGCCGAGATCGTCAAGCGGGCGTATCCGGGGTTCAGTAAGGGCATCCACCCGGCCCGGCGGACCTTCCAGGCGCTGCGGATTCACGTGAACGACGAACTGGGCGCGCTGCGTGACGGCCTCACGGCGGCCGAGACGCTGCTGGCCCCGGACGGGCGACTGGCGGTGATCAGTTTCCACTCGCTGGAGGACCGCATCGTGAAACGCTTCCTGCTGGGCAGTCAGGTGCTCTCACCGCTGACCAAACGGCCCGTGATCGCCTCGGAGGCCGAGCAGGCTGTCAACCCGCGCGCCCGCAGCGCGAAACTCCGCTCGGCGGTCCGGGTGGCGGGGGGCGGCGCGTGA
- a CDS encoding pseudouridine synthase, whose amino-acid sequence MTDRSADHPDSTPASPGRERLQTSPGGERLQKRLARAGVASRRAAEELIVAGRITVNGEVAVLGRTVTDADDIRLDGQLIETESVPKVTFMLYKPRGYVTTARDEYGRRNVLDAMPRIPGLHPVGRLDRDSEGLLLLTTDGNLTLTMTHPRYGHEKAYRAWTDGQQEPTQAELDTLTDGTLKLEDGPARALQATPARGGAFVTLGQGRNRQVRRMLDGIGQPVTRLLRYRVGGLWLGNMEVGEYQQLDGRDLQDLLHPEKVPAAVWDREWERIQKRWG is encoded by the coding sequence ATGACCGACCGATCCGCTGACCATCCTGACTCCACGCCCGCCAGTCCCGGCAGGGAACGCCTGCAGACCAGTCCCGGCGGGGAACGCCTGCAAAAACGCCTCGCCCGCGCGGGGGTCGCCTCGCGCCGCGCCGCCGAGGAACTCATCGTGGCCGGGCGGATCACCGTGAACGGCGAGGTGGCCGTGCTGGGCCGCACCGTCACCGACGCGGACGACATCCGCCTGGACGGGCAACTGATCGAGACCGAGAGCGTCCCGAAGGTCACGTTCATGCTGTACAAACCGCGCGGGTACGTCACGACCGCCCGCGACGAGTACGGCCGCCGCAACGTCCTGGACGCCATGCCGCGCATCCCAGGCCTGCACCCGGTCGGGCGGCTCGACCGCGACTCCGAAGGGCTGCTGCTCCTGACCACCGACGGGAACCTGACCCTGACCATGACCCACCCCCGTTACGGGCACGAGAAGGCGTACCGCGCCTGGACGGACGGCCAGCAGGAACCCACCCAGGCCGAACTGGACACCCTGACCGACGGCACCCTGAAACTCGAGGACGGCCCGGCCCGCGCGCTGCAGGCCACCCCGGCGCGCGGCGGGGCGTTCGTGACGCTCGGCCAGGGCCGCAACCGGCAGGTGCGCCGCATGCTCGACGGGATCGGGCAGCCGGTCACGCGCCTGCTGCGTTACCGCGTGGGCGGCCTGTGGCTGGGCAACATGGAGGTCGGCGAGTACCAGCAACTCGACGGGCGTGACCTGCAGGACCTGCTTCACCCCGAGAAGGTCCCGGCGGCCGTCTGGGACCGCGAGTGGGAACGCATTCAGAAACGCTGGGGCTGA
- the coaE gene encoding dephospho-CoA kinase (Dephospho-CoA kinase (CoaE) performs the final step in coenzyme A biosynthesis.) yields MSPADRHPAGNAPPVPPTAPRTVRRIGLTGSIGAGKSTVAALMRARGLTVLDADEQARLVTQDPEVLTLLDARFPGVVVGGTLDRAALAAQVFGNPAALTDLNAITHPRVRTRMAALEDQAAARGERVVVQDVPLLFEGSLHAQMDAVIVVDAPLPLRVRRVMDRSGLSEPEVLARDARQMPADQKRQRATVVIDNSGDHAHLEAQVDAALRQLGLGG; encoded by the coding sequence ATGAGTCCCGCCGACCGTCACCCAGCCGGTAACGCACCCCCCGTGCCACCGACCGCGCCGCGCACCGTCCGCCGGATCGGACTGACCGGCAGCATCGGCGCGGGCAAGAGCACCGTCGCAGCCCTGATGCGCGCACGCGGCCTGACCGTCCTGGACGCCGACGAGCAGGCACGCCTGGTCACGCAGGACCCCGAGGTGCTGACCCTGCTGGACGCCCGTTTCCCCGGTGTGGTCGTGGGCGGCACCCTGGACCGCGCCGCGCTGGCCGCGCAGGTGTTCGGCAACCCGGCCGCGCTGACGGACCTGAACGCCATCACGCACCCACGCGTCCGGACGCGCATGGCGGCGCTGGAAGATCAGGCCGCCGCGCGCGGCGAACGCGTGGTCGTGCAGGACGTACCCCTGCTGTTCGAGGGCAGCCTGCACGCGCAGATGGACGCCGTGATCGTCGTGGATGCCCCCCTCCCGCTGCGCGTGCGGCGCGTCATGGACCGCAGCGGCCTGAGCGAACCCGAGGTCCTGGCCCGCGACGCCCGCCAGATGCCCGCCGACCAGAAACGCCAGCGCGCCACCGTCGTCATCGACAACAGCGGCGACCACGCCCACCTGGAAGCGCAGGTGGACGCCGCGCTGCGCCAGCTGGGGCTGGGCGGTTGA
- a CDS encoding peptidoglycan D,D-transpeptidase FtsI family protein — MEVKIRNRSVLMRVLALCMFLTLVWAYAQLEWGVPQTVKSSVVQARGQIVASDGKVLATSVNGKRVYPQGSIAGQLVGMMGTTEGLEGLEAAYNSQLTAGQSLKLTLDTQVQASAEAALAKAVPEHRGEYGSVVVIETRTGRVLAAASYPPFDPNNWRKFSDLTRRNRAFVDNFEPGSTVKALVVAAAMNEGLTTPDTVYDTPMRRFVGGRWGSTIGDAVDHPGALSTQGILRYSSNVGMSHIVEHFPMKDMRSYLEQYGFGQEVSMPAIPTASGQLQPLARWNELVRATNSFGQGMSSTTLQLAAAFNTLANDGQYISPRLVEGAGGVERRDVVRPEVARTTRRLLQTVITEGIFSKAGIKGYNLAGKTGTAQTVVNGRYSATVFDSVFAGFFPAESPRVTIAVMVHGAKVNYHGSMLAAPIFKEISADLLSGWAAAPERAQPEGE; from the coding sequence GTGGAGGTGAAGATCCGTAACCGCTCGGTGCTGATGCGCGTGCTGGCGCTGTGCATGTTCCTGACGCTGGTGTGGGCGTACGCGCAACTGGAGTGGGGCGTGCCGCAGACCGTGAAGAGTTCCGTGGTGCAGGCGCGCGGGCAGATCGTGGCGTCCGACGGGAAGGTGCTGGCCACCAGCGTGAACGGCAAGCGCGTGTACCCGCAGGGCAGCATCGCCGGGCAACTGGTCGGCATGATGGGCACCACCGAGGGGCTGGAGGGCCTGGAAGCGGCTTACAACAGTCAGTTGACGGCCGGGCAGTCCCTGAAACTCACGCTGGACACCCAGGTGCAGGCGTCCGCCGAGGCGGCGCTGGCCAAGGCCGTGCCGGAACACCGGGGTGAATACGGGTCGGTGGTGGTGATCGAGACCCGGACCGGGCGCGTGCTGGCAGCCGCGAGTTACCCGCCGTTCGATCCGAACAACTGGCGTAAGTTCAGTGACCTGACCCGCCGGAACCGCGCGTTCGTGGATAACTTCGAGCCGGGCAGCACCGTCAAGGCGCTGGTCGTGGCGGCCGCCATGAACGAGGGCCTGACCACCCCGGACACCGTGTACGACACGCCCATGCGCCGCTTCGTGGGGGGCCGCTGGGGCAGCACCATCGGGGACGCGGTGGATCATCCGGGCGCGCTGAGCACGCAGGGCATCCTGCGCTACAGCAGCAACGTGGGCATGAGTCACATCGTGGAGCACTTTCCGATGAAGGACATGCGTTCGTACCTGGAGCAGTACGGGTTCGGGCAGGAGGTCAGCATGCCGGCCATTCCCACGGCGTCCGGGCAGTTGCAGCCGCTGGCACGCTGGAACGAGCTGGTGCGGGCCACGAACTCGTTCGGGCAGGGCATGAGCAGTACGACGCTGCAACTCGCGGCGGCGTTCAATACCCTGGCGAACGACGGGCAGTACATCTCGCCCCGGCTGGTCGAGGGGGCCGGAGGGGTCGAGCGGCGTGACGTGGTGCGCCCGGAGGTGGCCCGCACGACCCGGCGCCTGCTGCAGACCGTGATCACCGAGGGCATCTTCTCGAAGGCGGGCATCAAGGGCTACAACCTGGCGGGGAAGACCGGGACGGCGCAGACGGTGGTGAACGGCCGCTACTCGGCGACGGTGTTCGACAGTGTGTTCGCGGGCTTCTTCCCGGCCGAGTCGCCGCGCGTGACGATCGCGGTGATGGTGCACGGCGCGAAGGTCAATTACCACGGGTCGATGCTGGCGGCGCCGATCTTCAAGGAGATCTCGGCGGACTTGCTGTCCGGCTGGGCGGCGGCGCCGGAGCGGGCACAGCCTGAAGGTGAGTGA
- a CDS encoding tetratricopeptide repeat protein has protein sequence MNRRTTVSGLLGLLTTLGLAAAQTTTTPVPVAPAAPAPAAPTPAAVPPAAPVRAIPAANYVALGVYYYEQGQFDQAYVAYRAASEVDPRNTDALIGLGRSQVKLRLYSAGIETLKRLISVDSRNFDGYISLSQAFVQQYIGAGDRAAVSGNLSEALRVLTDAEAIAQAAGTGRNVQLSRVWNERGYVYKLQGDATKAIEAFRQATTLNPDNSILLYNLGDMYYATGNIPQALDYLQQAVIVDPRDAFNRAYYAKLLALSGNMTAARPEAAQAARLAPKNAYAVGQYGVVSYLSKDTATARAQLTQAVTLDPLRYPEFYYYLGRLNLDGGDLKTARENLTRAAALGSATPEYLYYLGLSYERGAGAVAPDRLKARENYEAALKLSPAYKAAQDGLNRVR, from the coding sequence GTGAATCGACGCACGACTGTTTCTGGCCTGCTGGGCCTGCTGACCACCCTGGGCCTCGCGGCGGCCCAGACCACCACCACGCCCGTTCCCGTGGCCCCGGCCGCTCCGGCTCCGGCAGCCCCGACTCCCGCTGCGGTGCCTCCGGCGGCGCCCGTGCGGGCCATTCCGGCGGCGAATTACGTGGCGCTGGGCGTGTACTACTACGAGCAGGGGCAGTTCGATCAGGCGTACGTGGCGTACCGTGCCGCGAGCGAAGTCGACCCCCGCAACACCGACGCCCTGATCGGCCTGGGCCGCTCGCAGGTGAAACTGCGCCTGTACAGCGCCGGGATCGAGACGCTCAAGCGGCTGATCAGCGTGGACAGCCGCAACTTCGACGGGTACATCTCGCTGTCGCAGGCGTTCGTGCAGCAGTACATCGGCGCGGGCGACCGCGCGGCCGTCAGCGGCAACCTGAGCGAGGCGCTGCGCGTCCTGACCGACGCCGAGGCGATCGCGCAGGCGGCCGGGACGGGCCGGAACGTGCAACTGAGCCGCGTCTGGAACGAGCGCGGGTACGTGTACAAGTTGCAGGGCGACGCCACGAAAGCCATCGAGGCGTTCCGGCAGGCGACCACCCTGAACCCCGACAACTCGATCCTGCTGTACAACCTGGGCGACATGTACTACGCGACCGGGAATATCCCGCAGGCGCTGGATTACCTGCAACAGGCGGTGATCGTGGACCCCCGCGACGCCTTCAACCGCGCGTACTACGCCAAGCTGCTGGCCCTGAGCGGCAACATGACGGCCGCCCGGCCCGAGGCGGCGCAGGCGGCGAGGCTGGCCCCCAAGAACGCCTACGCGGTCGGTCAGTACGGCGTGGTCAGTTACCTGAGTAAGGACACGGCCACCGCCCGCGCGCAGCTGACGCAGGCCGTGACGCTCGACCCGCTGCGGTACCCGGAGTTCTACTACTACCTGGGTCGCCTGAACCTGGACGGCGGCGACCTGAAGACCGCGCGCGAGAACCTGACGCGCGCCGCCGCGCTGGGCAGCGCCACGCCCGAGTACCTGTACTACCTGGGCCTGAGTTACGAGCGTGGCGCGGGCGCGGTGGCGCCTGACCGCCTGAAGGCCCGCGAGAACTACGAGGCGGCCCTGAAGCTCAGCCCGGCCTACAAGGCCGCGCAGGACGGCCTGAACCGCGTGCGCTGA
- the mraZ gene encoding division/cell wall cluster transcriptional repressor MraZ has translation MPFGEYPYTIDDKGRVVMPPPFREFVEDGMILTRGMEGCLYVFPLTSWKRVEEQLEGLPLTDAGSRAFVRFFYSGASKARLDNQSRVSVPQTLRAFAGLDSEVIVAGAPGRLELWNPARWDAAISAVQDNPPKPDLLVNFVA, from the coding sequence TTGCCGTTTGGAGAGTACCCGTACACCATCGACGACAAGGGGCGAGTGGTCATGCCACCGCCTTTTCGTGAATTCGTGGAGGACGGCATGATCCTGACTCGCGGCATGGAAGGTTGCCTGTACGTGTTCCCGCTGACCAGCTGGAAACGCGTGGAAGAGCAGCTCGAAGGTCTGCCCCTCACGGACGCCGGATCGCGGGCGTTCGTGCGTTTCTTCTACTCCGGGGCCAGCAAGGCGCGGCTGGACAACCAGAGCCGCGTGTCGGTGCCGCAGACGCTGCGGGCCTTCGCGGGCCTGGACAGCGAGGTGATCGTGGCGGGCGCGCCCGGTCGCCTGGAACTGTGGAACCCGGCCCGCTGGGACGCGGCCATCTCGGCCGTGCAGGACAACCCGCCCAAACCAGACCTTCTCGTGAACTTCGTGGCGTGA
- the truB gene encoding tRNA pseudouridine(55) synthase TruB, with the protein MPVIAVDKPLNLTSHDVVNRARRARGTKRVGHTGTLDPLATGVLVLCVDDSTKVVQFMEADSKDYLAWISLGAGTPTLDAEGPVEETGDVPPLDPAQVQTLLQSFTGPQAQVPPQYSAIQVGGQRAYAVARAGGALDLPARNVVIHTLDLLGVFPGVEAAPRTFDPQDWTPADTGHTFTLPPALGEFPTLLVRASVGSGTYLRSLARDVGAALGVPAHLGGLVRTRVGRYDLRDAVTVDDLPGATGIPDLAALDFPVIEADDRMARELRQGKRPAWPAQGRHVVTLNGELVAVVDGNGEQLKVVRAWA; encoded by the coding sequence ATGCCCGTGATCGCCGTCGACAAGCCCCTGAACCTCACCTCTCACGATGTCGTGAACCGTGCCCGGCGGGCGCGCGGCACGAAACGGGTGGGGCACACGGGCACCCTGGACCCCCTGGCGACCGGGGTGCTGGTGCTGTGCGTGGACGACAGCACGAAGGTCGTGCAGTTCATGGAGGCCGACAGCAAGGATTACCTCGCGTGGATCAGCCTGGGGGCCGGGACGCCGACCCTGGACGCCGAGGGGCCGGTCGAGGAGACGGGTGACGTGCCGCCCCTGGACCCGGCGCAGGTGCAGACGCTGCTGCAATCCTTCACGGGGCCGCAGGCGCAGGTGCCGCCGCAGTACAGCGCGATTCAGGTGGGTGGCCAGCGGGCCTACGCGGTGGCCCGGGCCGGGGGCGCGCTGGACCTGCCTGCCCGGAACGTGGTGATTCACACCCTGGACCTGCTGGGCGTGTTCCCCGGCGTGGAGGCCGCGCCGCGCACCTTCGACCCGCAGGACTGGACTCCTGCGGACACGGGGCACACCTTCACGCTGCCGCCCGCGCTGGGCGAGTTCCCCACCCTGCTGGTGCGGGCCAGCGTGGGCAGCGGCACGTACCTGCGCTCCCTGGCGCGCGACGTGGGCGCCGCACTCGGCGTGCCCGCGCACCTGGGCGGACTGGTCCGCACCCGCGTGGGCCGTTACGACCTGCGTGACGCCGTGACAGTGGACGACCTGCCCGGCGCGACCGGCATTCCCGATCTGGCCGCGCTGGACTTTCCGGTCATCGAGGCCGACGACCGCATGGCCCGTGAACTGCGCCAGGGCAAACGCCCGGCCTGGCCCGCGCAGGGCCGCCACGTCGTCACCCTGAACGGCGAACTGGTGGCCGTCGTGGACGGCAACGGCGAGCAGCTGAAGGTCGTGCGCGCCTGGGCGTGA